GCCGCCGGCCGCCGCGCTCAGCGCATCGATCCGGGGCCGCGCTAACGGATTGGCCGCCGCCGGCGCCGCGGTGCCGGGGACCGCCGCGCCGAACAGGCGCAGCTCGTAGAGATACCCCTGGCCGCCGCCATGCGAGGTCACGAACCGCACCTTGAGGAACTTCGCGGTGGTCTCCGGAATCCTGAACTCCTGCCAGCCGTCGCGTAGCCGGGCGTTCACCGTCGTGATGGTTCCCAGCGGACGGAACGCGCCGGTCGGCCCGTCGTCGCCGGCCGACAGCTCGAGCTCCTTGACGTTGCCCTTGTCGGCGCCGGGGAGATACACCGCGAACGCGTCGAACTTCACGGCCTGTCCGGCGCGGAACGAGAACACCGCCTCGGCGCCGGGCTGCACCCAGTAGATCTGGTCGAGCTTGCCGTCGACCGTGCGGTCCCACATCTCGTGGCTGGACATCGCCACCACGCCTCCCTGCGCCGTCGCCAGCATGTCGGTGCGCGCGGCGGCCGGCGCCGCGGGCGACGCCGACGCGGCACCGGCCGCCGCCTGCCCGTGGAGGCGCAGCTCGTAGAGATAGCCCTGGCCGCCGCCGTGCGAGCCGACGAACCGCACCTTGAGGAACTTCGCGGTCGTCTCCGGGATCTTGAATTCCTGCCAGCCGTCGCGCATGCGGGCGTTGATCGTGGTGACGACGCCGATCGGACGGAACGCGCCGGTCGGCCCGTCGTCGCCCGCCGACAGCTCGAGGTCCTTGACGTTGCCCTTGTCGGTGCCCGGCAGATAGACCGCGAAGCCGTCGAACGTCGCCGGCTGGCCGCCGCGGAAGGCGAACACCGCCTCGGCGCCGGGCTGCACCCAGTAGATCTGGTCGAGCTTGCCGTCGATCGTGCGCTCCCACATGACGTGGCTGGACATCGCGACCTCGCCGCCCTGCGCCGGCGCCAGCAGGTTGGCGCGCGGCGCCGGCGCGGCGGTGCCGGCGGCCGGTCCATCGAGCGGCGGCAGCTCGCCGAGAAGGCGCAGCTCGTAGAGATATCCTTGGCCGCCCTTGTGAGAGCCCACGAAGCGCACCTTGAGGTATTTCGCGGTGGTCTCCGGGATCTTGAACTCCTGCCAGCCGTCGCGCAGGCGGCCGTTGGCGGTCGTGACCGAGCCGAGCGGCCGGAACGCGCCGGTCGGCCCGTCGTCGCCGGCCGACAGCTCGATGTCCTTGACGTTGCCGCCGTCGGCGCCCGGCAGGAACACCGCGAAGGTGTCGAACTTCGCGGCCTGGCCGCCGCGGAAGCCGAACACCGCCTCGGCGCCGGGCGGTACCCAGTAGATCTGGTCGAGCTTCTGGTCGATCGTCCGCTCCCACATCGCATGGTGCGACATCGCCACCTCGCCGCCATTGGCGGGCGCCAGCAGGTTCGTGCGCGCCGCGGGTGGAGGCGGCGGCGGGGGTGGGGGTGGGGGTGGGGGCGCTGCCGCCTGCGGCGGTGGTGGCGGCGGCGGCTGAGCCGCCTGCGCCGTCTGCTGGCGCACCTCGCCCAGCGCGCGAGTCAGGCCGCCGGCGTCGCGCGCGTCGAAATAGCGTCCGCCCGTCGTGTCGGGCACGCACTGGATCGCCTTGCGCTGGGCGTCGCTCAGCGCGAAGCCGACGACGTGCACCTTGAGGTCGAGGCCCGCCGCCTTGATCTCGCGCGCCGCGGCGCAGGGATCGCCGCGGCACTCCTCGATGCCGTCGGTCACCAGCACGATGCTGTTACTCTGGCCGCGCAGCGGCGCGAAGTTCCGCGCCGCTTGGCGCAGCACCTCGGCGATCGGCGTCTCGCCCTTGGGCTGCACCGCCTGGATGATGCGCGCGATCGTCGTGGCGTCGTCGGCGCCGACCGGCGAGACCAGTTCGATGTCGGTGCAGTCCCCGGCCCGGCGGTGGCCGTACATCATCAGGCCGAGCCGCGTGCCCGCGGGCGTCTCCTTGAGCGCGCCGTCCATCGCCCGCTTGGCGATGGCGATGCGCGTGTCGGCCCCCACCGCCGTCCGCATCGAGCCCGACGCGTCGAACACGAACATCACGTTGGTCTGGGCCCGCGCCGCGCCGGCGGCGGTCCAGACGGCGGCGCAGACGGCGGCGAGGCGCAGCGCGTTGACGATCGCTATCCGCATGGTGTCCCCCCTGGGTCGACCCGGACGCACGAAACCCGCGCCGTGATGGTCGCACCGCCGGCGCGCCGGTGGCAAGGGTGGCGGGGCGCAGGGGCGCCTTCCGCGCTGTGCGCCATGCGAGTCCGCCACACCCCGATTGTCGGGATTTGTCCGATATGCGTGTTTCTGTTATTCTTCAGACAATTGTTGGGTATCTTGAATATTCGATATGAGATTTCGACCTTTCCGCCGCTGCGGCGATGATTGGCGCTACTCCGTCGCCAAACCTTCGGGCGGACGAGGGCCGGTACGCTGGGCACAGCGTGCCGGGCGCATTGTGCTGGGCCCGAGGTTCAAGTTTCGCTCGGGCCATCGTGCGGCCGTGCTCGCAATCGGTATCCTTGGCTTCGCTGCGGTCAAGCTCATTGAAAGCCCATGGCCTGCCGACGTGACCGTCCGCCATTGGATGTCCGCCCGCAATTGCGACGCGGCGCGCGCCGTCGGTCTAGCGCCGGCAAGATGGGGTGATCCAGGATACTGGCCATCGCATGACCGGGATAACGACGGATCGGCGTGCGAGCCGTGGCCGGGACGCTGACATCGCGGGTGATTGATAGTTGCGGGTAGTCGACGACCCGGCAGCGGACTTCGGCGCCATGGACCTCCGTTCGTCTTGAGACAGAGCTAACGTCCGACCTTCCAGCCGACCTCGGCGGCGAAGCTCTGGAAGAATTCGGGCTCGTAGGCCCGCTCCGGCGCCTCGCGCACGCGCTGGTCGATGCGGTGCGCGTCGTCGCCGACGAGGATGCGCCAGCGTCCAGCCTTCACCCCGTCGAGGATGATCGTGGCGGCCTGCGCCGCCGTGGTCGGCGCCTCCTCGAGAAAGCGGCGCGCGCGGTCCGCGACGATGCCGCGCACCTGCTCGTCGGACATCGCCGTGGCGTCCATGCCCATCGAGGCGATGCGGGCGCGCGCCTGGGCGAGCTCCTTGGCGTTCATCTCCTCCGATTCGTTGCCGCTCTGCACTTTGCGCGAGTTCGAGACGATCGAGGTGCCGATGTGGCCGGGCATCACCACCGAGCATTTCACATGGGGCGCGTTGAGCCGCAGGTCCGTCATCAGCGCCTCGGTGAAGCCCTTCACCGCGAACTTCGCGGCGCAGTAGGCGGTGTGCGGCGTGGTCGGCCCGACCGAGGCCCAGAAGCCGTTGACGCTGCTGGTGTTGACGATGTGGCCCTTGTCGGCGGCCATCAGCATCGGCAGGAAGGCGCGCACGCCGAAGTAGACGCCGCCCCAGCAGACGTTGAACGTGCGCTCCCACTCGTCGCGGCCGTTGACGATCATGCTGCCGCCGCCGCCGATGCCGGCGTTGTTGAACAGAAGGTGGATCTTGTCGGTGTCGTGCCCGGCCGCCACCTCGTCTCGGAAGCGCGCGACCTGCGCCTCGTCGGAGACGTCGGCGACGTGCGCGGTCACGCGCAGTCCCTGCGGCAGGCCGTCGGCCTCGCACAGGCGGCGCGTCTCGGCCATCGCCTTGGCGGAGACGTCGCACATCGCGACGTGACAGCCCTCGGCCACGAGCTGGCGCGCGAGCTCGCGGCCCATGCCCGTGCCGCCGCCCGTGATGACGGCGATCCGTCCGGCGAGATCCTTCATCGTCGTTTCCTCCGCGGCGCCGGCGGAGGCCGGCCGGCCTTCCGCCAATCGTGTCGCGAAGCGCCGCCCGCTTCAAGACCGGGGGAGCGCGCCGTCACACCGGCGGTTCGAAGGCCTCGCAGGCGGCGCAGACGCTCGCCTTCATCGCGTGGAAGAACGCCGTCGGCGCGTGCTCGGGGCGCTGATGGTACCAGCCGATCTGCACCATGCCGCGGATCAGCCGGAACATCGGCAGCAGCGCCAGCGCCGCGTCGGAGATCGCGCGCCGCGCCCGGTAGCCGGCGAGGAAGGCGCGCTCCATGACCGCGAAGTTCGGCGCCGTCTCGTAGTGGACCAGCGCGACGGCGATCTCGTACTGGTGCCAGCCGAAGGCGCAGTCGTCGAAATCGATCACGGTCAGGCGGTCGCCGTCGACCAGGACGTTGCCGGGGTGCATGTCGGCGTGGATCAGGCCGAACACGGCCGGGTCGCGGCCGTGGCGCCGCAGCGCGTCGCGCATGAGGTCGCGCGCCCGCAGCAACGCCCGCCGCTCGCGCGCCGACAGCGCGGCGTGCTCCCAGAACGGCCCCCAGAACGGCGCGTCCCCGATCAGCCCGTCGACGTCGAGCGTGTGGCGCCGGAAGGACGCGGGCGGCCGCCACGCCGCCGACTGGTCGTGGATCGCCGCCGCGATCGCGCCGAGCTGGGCGAAACACCGCGCGACCGCGGCGTCGTCGGCCCGTTCGAGAACGGCCGACAGCAGTTCGCCCTCGGTCCAGCGCGCCATGCCGGCGTGGCGTCGTTCTCCGGTGGCGGGCACGTCGACGGACACGTAGTCGCCGCCGTCGCGCGCCAGGACCGGAATCGGCACCCCGACGCCGGCGTCGCCCAGCGCGCGGATCCACACCCGCTCGGCGACGAGCTCCTCCAGCGTGTGGTAGCCGGGGCGGTGCAGGCGCAGCACGTAGGCCGCGCCGTCGCGCCGGTCGACGACGCGGAAGGTGATGTTCTCCGATGTCGAGACGAGCGCGAGGTCGGCCGGCTCGACCGGAAACGCCGCCAGCGCCGCGCGCGCGGGCGCCGTGAAGATCCGCTCGGCGTCCGCCTTATCCATGGAGCTCGGCGATGGTCGCGTCGAACGCCACGAGGAACTCCGCGGCGTTCTCCTGGGTGAACACCAAGGGAGGCCGGATCTTCACGACGTTGCCGAAGGCGCCGGCGTTGCTCGTCAGGAAGCCCTTGTCCTTGAGGCGGTTGACGACGGCCACGGCGCGGTCGCGGTCCGGTGTCTTGCCGTCGCCGTCGGAGATCATCTCGACGCCGATGAAGAGCCCCTGGCCGCGGACGTCGCCGATCGCGGCGCACCGGGCCTTGCGTTCCACCAGCGCCGCCTTCAAGGCCGCGCCGACCGCGGCGACGCTCCCGCGTAGTCCTTCCCGCTCGATGACGTCCAGCACCGCCATGCCGACTGCGGCCTGCAGCGGGCTCGACGCGAAGGTGTTGAAGTAGCGCGTCTTGGCACGGAAGCCGTCGACCAGCGCCTTGCCCGCCGCCGCCGCCGCCAGCGGCAGGCCGTTGCCCATCGGCTTGCCGGTGACGACGATATCCGGTGCGAAACCGGCGCCCTCGTAGCCCCACCAGCGGCCGGTCCGGCAATAGCCGGCCTGCACCTCGTCGACGATCACGAGTCCGCCGGCGGCGCGGACCATCTCGGCGGCGCGCGCCATGAATCCGGCGGGTACGTCGGGCAGGCCCTCGTTGGCGAAGATCGAGCACACGATCAGACCGGCGAACCCCGTACCGTCGTCCTCGAACGCCTGGATCGCGCGTCGCAGGCGCTCGAGATGGGCGTCGGCCAGCGCGGCCCCGTCGGCGCCGGGCACGAGCGGGCGGTAGAGCTCCGGAAACGGGATCGCGCGCACGTCGCCGCCGGCGTTGCGCTCGGCGTCGAGCCGGGTCAGCGCGCCGACCGCCTCGCTGTTGCCGTGGTACGTGGCGTTGGTGCAGACGATGCCGGCCTTGCCGGTGGCCATGCGCGCCATGCGCAGCGCCACCTCGTTGGCCTCGGTGCCGGAGCAGGTGAAGACCACGCTTTCGATCCGGGGGCCGTGCAGCGCCGCGAGCCGCTCGGCGAAGGCGACGATACCCTCGTGCAGGTAGCGGCTGTGCACATTGAGCGTGGCCTGCTGGTGGGCCATCGCCTCGACGACGTGCGGGTTGGCGTGGCCGACGCAGGGCACGTTGTTGTACATGTCGACGTAGCGGCGGCCGTCGGCGTCGTAGAGATGCACGCCCTCGCCGCGCACGATGTGCAGCGGCTGGTCATAGAACAGCGGCGCGCCGGCGCCCAGCGCCCGGTCCCGTCTCGCCGAGAGGTCTCCCATTCCCATCGCCAACCTTCCGTCCGCCGCGGTCAACGGAATGAGCCTAGCATCGGCCGGCCGCGGCCGCACCGCCGTCGCCGTTGCCCGTGGCGCGCCTCCCGCGGGATGATCGGACATGGAGCCGCCGGCGGTCCGCAAGATCATCCACGTCGACATGGACGCGTTCTTCGCCTCCGTGGAGCAGCGCGACGACCCGTCGTTGCGCGGCCGGCCGGTCGCGGTCGGCGGTTCCCGCGAACGCGGCGTGGTCGCCGCCGCCAGCTACGAGGCGCGCAAGTTCGGCGTGCGCTCGGCGATGCCGTCGGTCAAGGCGCGGCGCCTGTGCGCGGAGCTGGTGTTCGTGAAGCCGCGCTTCGCCGTCTACAAGGAGATATCCCAGCAGATCCGCGCGATCTTCGCGGAGTACACGCCGCTGGTCGAGCCGCTCTCGCTCGACGAGGCCTATCTCGACGTCACGGCGAACCTGAAGGGCATCTCCACCGCGACGGCGGTCGCCTCCGAGATCCGCGCCCGCATCGCCGAACGCACCGGGCTCACGGCGTCGGCGGGGATCTCCTACAACAAGTTCCTCGCCAAGCTGGCGTCCGACCATCGCAAGCCGAACGGCCAGTACGTGATAACGCCGGCGATGGGGCTGGATTTCGTGGCCGCGCTGCCGGTCGGGAAGTTCCATGGCGTGGGGCCCGTGACCGCCGCCAAGATGAACGCGCTGGGGATCTTCACCGGCGCCGACCTGCGGGAGAAGCCGCTGGAATTCCTGCGCGGGAAGTTCGGCAAGTCCGGCGCCCACTACCACGCCATCGCGCGCGCCGAGGATCAGCGCGCCGTGGTCCCGGACCGGCCGCGCAAATCCGTCGGGGCGGAGACCACGTTCTTCCAGGATCTGGCGCGCCCGGAGGCGGTCGAGGCGGCGCTGACGCCGCTGTTCGAGAACGTGTGGTCCTATTGCGAGCGGACCGGGATCCACGGTCGGACGCTCACGGTGAAGGTGCGCTACGCCGACTTCCAGCAGCTCACACGCAGCCGCACCGCGCCGGCGCCGTTCGCCGACAAGGAGGCGGCTTCGCGCTGCGTCGTCGAGCTGGTGCGCGACGTCTTTCCGCTCGGCCAGCCGGTCCGGCTGCTGGGCGTGGCGCTGTCGAATCTCGGGCCGGCGG
The genomic region above belongs to Rhodospirillales bacterium and contains:
- a CDS encoding phosphotransferase encodes the protein MDKADAERIFTAPARAALAAFPVEPADLALVSTSENITFRVVDRRDGAAYVLRLHRPGYHTLEELVAERVWIRALGDAGVGVPIPVLARDGGDYVSVDVPATGERRHAGMARWTEGELLSAVLERADDAAVARCFAQLGAIAAAIHDQSAAWRPPASFRRHTLDVDGLIGDAPFWGPFWEHAALSARERRALLRARDLMRDALRRHGRDPAVFGLIHADMHPGNVLVDGDRLTVIDFDDCAFGWHQYEIAVALVHYETAPNFAVMERAFLAGYRARRAISDAALALLPMFRLIRGMVQIGWYHQRPEHAPTAFFHAMKASVCAACEAFEPPV
- a CDS encoding aminotransferase class III-fold pyridoxal phosphate-dependent enzyme, producing the protein MGMGDLSARRDRALGAGAPLFYDQPLHIVRGEGVHLYDADGRRYVDMYNNVPCVGHANPHVVEAMAHQQATLNVHSRYLHEGIVAFAERLAALHGPRIESVVFTCSGTEANEVALRMARMATGKAGIVCTNATYHGNSEAVGALTRLDAERNAGGDVRAIPFPELYRPLVPGADGAALADAHLERLRRAIQAFEDDGTGFAGLIVCSIFANEGLPDVPAGFMARAAEMVRAAGGLVIVDEVQAGYCRTGRWWGYEGAGFAPDIVVTGKPMGNGLPLAAAAAGKALVDGFRAKTRYFNTFASSPLQAAVGMAVLDVIEREGLRGSVAAVGAALKAALVERKARCAAIGDVRGQGLFIGVEMISDGDGKTPDRDRAVAVVNRLKDKGFLTSNAGAFGNVVKIRPPLVFTQENAAEFLVAFDATIAELHG
- a CDS encoding excalibur calcium-binding domain-containing protein, with amino-acid sequence MRFRPFRRCGDDWRYSVAKPSGGRGPVRWAQRAGRIVLGPRFKFRSGHRAAVLAIGILGFAAVKLIESPWPADVTVRHWMSARNCDAARAVGLAPARWGDPGYWPSHDRDNDGSACEPWPGR
- a CDS encoding SDR family NAD(P)-dependent oxidoreductase; amino-acid sequence: MKDLAGRIAVITGGGTGMGRELARQLVAEGCHVAMCDVSAKAMAETRRLCEADGLPQGLRVTAHVADVSDEAQVARFRDEVAAGHDTDKIHLLFNNAGIGGGGSMIVNGRDEWERTFNVCWGGVYFGVRAFLPMLMAADKGHIVNTSSVNGFWASVGPTTPHTAYCAAKFAVKGFTEALMTDLRLNAPHVKCSVVMPGHIGTSIVSNSRKVQSGNESEEMNAKELAQARARIASMGMDATAMSDEQVRGIVADRARRFLEEAPTTAAQAATIILDGVKAGRWRILVGDDAHRIDQRVREAPERAYEPEFFQSFAAEVGWKVGR
- the dinB gene encoding DNA polymerase IV; the protein is MEPPAVRKIIHVDMDAFFASVEQRDDPSLRGRPVAVGGSRERGVVAAASYEARKFGVRSAMPSVKARRLCAELVFVKPRFAVYKEISQQIRAIFAEYTPLVEPLSLDEAYLDVTANLKGISTATAVASEIRARIAERTGLTASAGISYNKFLAKLASDHRKPNGQYVITPAMGLDFVAALPVGKFHGVGPVTAAKMNALGIFTGADLREKPLEFLRGKFGKSGAHYHAIARAEDQRAVVPDRPRKSVGAETTFFQDLARPEAVEAALTPLFENVWSYCERTGIHGRTLTVKVRYADFQQLTRSRTAPAPFADKEAASRCVVELVRDVFPLGQPVRLLGVALSNLGPAAAEDPPQLALALA
- a CDS encoding VWA domain-containing protein, whose amino-acid sequence is MRIAIVNALRLAAVCAAVWTAAGAARAQTNVMFVFDASGSMRTAVGADTRIAIAKRAMDGALKETPAGTRLGLMMYGHRRAGDCTDIELVSPVGADDATTIARIIQAVQPKGETPIAEVLRQAARNFAPLRGQSNSIVLVTDGIEECRGDPCAAAREIKAAGLDLKVHVVGFALSDAQRKAIQCVPDTTGGRYFDARDAGGLTRALGEVRQQTAQAAQPPPPPPPQAAAPPPPPPPPPPPPPAARTNLLAPANGGEVAMSHHAMWERTIDQKLDQIYWVPPGAEAVFGFRGGQAAKFDTFAVFLPGADGGNVKDIELSAGDDGPTGAFRPLGSVTTANGRLRDGWQEFKIPETTAKYLKVRFVGSHKGGQGYLYELRLLGELPPLDGPAAGTAAPAPRANLLAPAQGGEVAMSSHVMWERTIDGKLDQIYWVQPGAEAVFAFRGGQPATFDGFAVYLPGTDKGNVKDLELSAGDDGPTGAFRPIGVVTTINARMRDGWQEFKIPETTAKFLKVRFVGSHGGGQGYLYELRLHGQAAAGAASASPAAPAAARTDMLATAQGGVVAMSSHEMWDRTVDGKLDQIYWVQPGAEAVFSFRAGQAVKFDAFAVYLPGADKGNVKELELSAGDDGPTGAFRPLGTITTVNARLRDGWQEFRIPETTAKFLKVRFVTSHGGGQGYLYELRLFGAAVPGTAAPAAANPLARPRIDALSAAAGGELVFSTQELWRRTVDRKLDQIYWFQPGSEAVFGFRDGAPAKFDAFAVFVPGTDKGNVKDLELLAGDEGPTGAFRPVGVVTTVNARIGDGWQEFKIPETTAKYVKVRFVGSHGGGQGYLYELRLFGPAP